Genomic DNA from Halobaculum sp. MBLA0147:
GGCCGAGCACGGCACGCACGTGGTGTTCGAACTGCGAGACGGGAGCACCCTCGATACTCCAGTGCCCCGAGTTGTGTGGTCGTGGCGCGACCTCGTTCAGCAGGATCTCCCCGTCGCTCGTCTCGAACAACTCGATCCCGTAGACGCCGCGACCCTCCAGCACTTCCAGCACGTCGCGTGCGACCGCGCGGGCCCGCTCGGCCACCGCGTCGCTCGTCCGTGCCGGGACGAGCGTCTCCCGGAGGATCTCGTCCTCGTGGATCGTCTCCGTCGGCGGGTACGTCCGCACTTCGCCGTCGCCGACGACGCCGATCACGGACAGCTCCCGGTCGAAGTCGACGAACGCCTCGGCGACGGCACCCGCCCCGTCGGTGTCTGCACCCACCGCCGCGAGTCGCTCGGCGGGGTCGTCGTCCGGCCCCACGGGGACGTTGCCGCGGCCGTCGTAGCCGCCGGTCCGCGCCTTACACATCACTCGGCCGAACGTCGCGACCGCTTCGCTGAGGTCGTCGACCGTCTCGACGGCTCGGTAGTCCGGGAGCGGGACGCCCGCCTCGTCGAACGTTCGCGTCTGGACGAGTTTGTCGCGGATCGTCCGCAGCGTCTCGGGGTCCGGGTGGACCGGCGTGTCGTGTGTCGCGGCCGCCTCCGCCAACGCGTCGGGGTCCGCGAGTTCGATCTCCACCGTGACGGCGTCGCTGCGACGCGCCAGCTCGTCGATCGCCGCCGCGTCGTCGAACGACCCCTCGATCTGGTCGGCGACTCGCGAGGCCGGACACCCCGGCGTGGGGTCGACGACGACTACGTCGACACCCAGTGGCGCGGCCGCCTCCGCGAGCATCCGACCGAGCTGTCCCCCGCCGACGACTCCCAGCGTGTGGGCGGAACTCGCCTGCACACCTCGCGGTTCGCCGGAGTCGTGCATAAACGTTGCCGAACTCGCCGTCGAGGTGTGCACGTTCGTGCGTCCACGCAGGTCACTTCGGCCGGGGGTCCCGGTGGTTCACGCCGCGGTCGACGCGTCCCGTGCGTCCGCCAACGCCTCGTCCTCGACGAAGATCACCAACTCCTCGTTGCGGAGTTTGTACCGGTGTTCGTACGCCGTGTAGCCGTCGAGTCGCGTCGCCAACTCCTCGCGGTCCCAGTCGAACGCGACCACGACCGGCGGTGGGTCCGCCGGGAGGTCGTCGAAGCGTGCGTCTGGTGGCGTACTGGTGACGTTCGCGTCGACCCGTTCGAGGTACCACGGCATCGGGAGCCGACTGTGCCAGAAGGCGATGGGTGGTGCACGGTCCAGTCGCGACTCGTTGGCGACCCACAGCCGTGTGTCGTCGCGCTGTGGGACGGAGGTGCCGACGTACAACACGTCG
This window encodes:
- a CDS encoding 5-(carboxyamino)imidazole ribonucleotide synthase, whose product is MHDSGEPRGVQASSAHTLGVVGGGQLGRMLAEAAAPLGVDVVVVDPTPGCPASRVADQIEGSFDDAAAIDELARRSDAVTVEIELADPDALAEAAATHDTPVHPDPETLRTIRDKLVQTRTFDEAGVPLPDYRAVETVDDLSEAVATFGRVMCKARTGGYDGRGNVPVGPDDDPAERLAAVGADTDGAGAVAEAFVDFDRELSVIGVVGDGEVRTYPPTETIHEDEILRETLVPARTSDAVAERARAVARDVLEVLEGRGVYGIELFETSDGEILLNEVAPRPHNSGHWSIEGAPVSQFEHHVRAVLGLPLGETEPRAPTATANLLGGEALATVADGRPAVVGFDTGAAADVRANGAGDGTGESAADTRDSENGPDGSVDDTGVVLRGVDDVLAASDAGFHWYGKRAVYPLRKVGHVTVSRSDLPEAVLSEARELADGLRFDPVAEADE